In one Zalophus californianus isolate mZalCal1 chromosome 10, mZalCal1.pri.v2, whole genome shotgun sequence genomic region, the following are encoded:
- the LOC113932368 gene encoding small EDRK-rich factor 1-like — protein sequence MARGNQRELARQKNMKKSQEISKGKRKEDSLTASQRKQRDSEIMQQKQKAANEKSMQTREK from the coding sequence ATGGCCCGAGGAAATCAGCGAGAACTTGCCCGccagaaaaacatgaagaaatccCAGGAAATtagcaagggaaaaagaaaagaggatagCTTGACCGCCTctcagagaaagcagagggactCTGAGATAATGCAACAAAAGCAGAAGGCAGCTAATGAGAAGTCTATGcagacaagagaaaaatga